A genomic region of Mesobacillus jeotgali contains the following coding sequences:
- a CDS encoding ATP-dependent DNA helicase, giving the protein MKNQIKIPVRTLAEYVHRSGSIVSGFRTASSFTEGSRIHREVQNTYNEHDQSEVFLKTEIEYETLYYILEGRCDGVLLNAGRIIIDEIKSTSLSLDVINEDSNLAHWAQAECYGYMYMQEHELDCIDIQLTYVQKSSGEKKRFIRTRTISELKEAILNMVSVFAPYAKLRLLHELKRNQSIKDLDFPFAQYRKGQRQLAGSVYKTIQEEKTIFASAPTGIGKTISTIFPSVKAIGENHLKKLFYLTAKTTTRQTAEEAFSQLSAKGLHMNVVTITAKDKVCFTEQGICNKEHCEFADGYYDRINEAILDILHNENSLDRLCIEKYALKHRVCPFEFSLDLAYAADTVICDYNYIFDPKVSLKRLFDDHKKETVLLVDEAHNLVDRGRDMFSSTLEKAPFLQLKREYKGRNKDLHDISKQLNDFFIKIRKQAEPSKTVEFKEPLAEINQLVLEFIDHAEKELLRESPGNSELLLETYFAAQNWQRISKLFDERFILYAEVQRNEVKLKQFCLDPSYLIKQAGKTFKSRVYFSATLSPIGYYMDMLGGDENDYVLRIPSPFSSEQSNVMIQSLSTRYKDRENSIKPIVKTLSETIQSNPGNYLIFFPSYQYLNSILEEWNLGNHGIPTIVQGIGMADAEREAFLESFKADGSGSLVGFAVLGGIFSEGVDLKGDRLNGVIVVGVGLPQIGFERDLIKQHFSSTGKNGYDYAYVYPGMNKVLQAGGRLIRSEKDTGTILLIDDRYLQFKYQSLLPDVWKSFTII; this is encoded by the coding sequence ATGAAGAATCAAATCAAGATACCGGTAAGAACTTTGGCTGAGTACGTACATAGAAGTGGGAGTATCGTATCTGGGTTCAGGACTGCTTCATCTTTTACTGAAGGCTCACGAATCCATCGTGAAGTTCAAAATACATATAACGAACATGATCAAAGTGAAGTTTTTTTAAAGACAGAAATAGAGTATGAAACACTTTATTATATTCTTGAAGGACGATGTGACGGAGTTCTTTTAAATGCCGGTCGTATTATCATCGATGAAATCAAGTCAACCTCTTTAAGTCTTGACGTGATTAATGAGGACAGCAATCTTGCACACTGGGCACAGGCTGAATGCTATGGCTATATGTACATGCAGGAACATGAACTAGATTGTATCGATATCCAGCTTACTTATGTACAGAAATCCTCCGGTGAAAAGAAAAGATTCATAAGAACCCGGACAATTAGTGAGCTAAAGGAAGCCATATTGAACATGGTTTCTGTATTTGCTCCTTATGCTAAATTGCGTTTATTGCATGAATTGAAAAGGAACCAGAGTATAAAAGATCTGGATTTCCCATTTGCTCAATACCGCAAGGGACAGCGACAGCTTGCTGGTTCGGTGTATAAAACAATCCAGGAAGAAAAGACTATTTTCGCTAGTGCTCCTACAGGCATCGGTAAGACAATATCCACAATCTTTCCGTCTGTCAAAGCAATTGGCGAAAACCACCTGAAAAAGCTTTTTTATTTGACTGCCAAAACAACGACAAGACAAACAGCAGAGGAAGCTTTCAGTCAACTGTCTGCCAAAGGCCTTCATATGAATGTAGTAACAATAACGGCAAAGGACAAGGTCTGCTTTACTGAACAAGGGATATGCAACAAGGAGCATTGTGAGTTTGCGGATGGCTATTATGACAGAATAAACGAAGCGATACTCGATATTCTACATAATGAAAACTCTTTAGACAGGCTTTGTATTGAAAAATACGCTCTCAAACATAGGGTTTGCCCTTTTGAATTTTCTCTGGATCTTGCATATGCAGCTGATACAGTCATTTGCGATTATAATTATATATTTGATCCAAAAGTATCTTTAAAGCGTTTATTTGATGATCATAAAAAGGAAACTGTGCTTCTTGTTGACGAGGCCCACAACCTGGTTGACAGGGGGAGGGATATGTTTTCCTCCACTTTGGAAAAGGCGCCATTTTTGCAGCTTAAAAGAGAGTATAAAGGGAGAAATAAGGATTTACATGATATTTCCAAGCAGCTTAACGACTTTTTTATCAAAATCAGGAAACAGGCTGAACCGTCAAAAACGGTTGAGTTCAAGGAACCACTTGCGGAGATAAATCAGTTAGTGCTGGAATTTATTGACCATGCCGAAAAAGAATTGCTAAGAGAGAGTCCAGGGAATTCTGAGCTTTTGCTTGAAACCTATTTCGCTGCGCAGAACTGGCAAAGAATCAGCAAGCTATTTGACGAAAGGTTCATATTATATGCAGAGGTTCAAAGGAATGAAGTTAAATTAAAGCAATTTTGCCTTGATCCCTCATATCTAATAAAACAAGCAGGCAAAACATTTAAGTCCCGTGTCTACTTTTCGGCGACTTTGAGTCCAATAGGTTATTACATGGATATGTTGGGTGGAGACGAAAATGATTATGTTCTCCGTATTCCTTCCCCGTTTTCAAGTGAACAATCCAATGTAATGATTCAGTCCCTATCGACAAGATACAAAGATAGAGAAAACTCAATTAAGCCAATAGTTAAAACATTGTCTGAGACAATTCAGAGTAATCCAGGCAACTATTTAATCTTCTTTCCATCCTACCAATATCTTAATTCGATATTGGAAGAATGGAATCTTGGCAATCACGGCATTCCTACAATTGTACAGGGTATAGGAATGGCAGATGCCGAACGTGAAGCGTTTCTGGAATCCTTTAAAGCAGATGGATCAGGTTCATTAGTAGGATTTGCCGTCCTGGGAGGTATTTTTTCAGAAGGAGTGGATTTAAAGGGTGACCGACTGAATGGAGTAATTGTCGTGGGTGTTGGTCTGCCCCAGATAGGTTTTGAACGGGATTTAATCAAGCAGCATTTTTCCTCTACGGGAAAAAATGGCTATGATTACGCCTATGTTTATCCAGGCATGAACAAAGTGCTACAGGCTGGCGGGAGACTCATACGGTCAGAAAAAGATACCGGCACGATTTTATTAATAGATGATCGATATTTACAGTTCAAATATCAGTCTCTTCTGCCCGATGTATGGAAAAGCTTTACGATTATTTAG
- a CDS encoding tetratricopeptide repeat protein, giving the protein MQFGPLIKFYRIQQGLTQKELANGICSVPHLSKIESNSKEANEETMGLLLERLGVNLSSITENEGQIKQLIVELNEKIDYIQDEEADTAMEMLKEFEGIIPFTSNLHTYELTKFRYLIFKHRFTEAQEQYELLKKQKKIFSQPQMALFSYLHAVMLLKKRIYKKADEILDTIGRGSKFDIPDGELLYHRALAKTSPEDLGYAIYYGKMALQEFMEQHNFKRILHVLMLLGINYTNSKIYEEAQDCYKNLIRNAEILQEKKLLPEIYHNMGYLQKKLRNYREAIFFFEKSLSLQRKGTQHYLITLYSIGEIQYELQNEEKAREAFEEVFKLSKDSENRKYRMLANYYLMTLDAPEKSFDYSETKVIPFLEESDGKSEELIWFYKMLSNHYRQMGRFDQAVKYIEKIN; this is encoded by the coding sequence ATGCAGTTTGGACCACTCATTAAATTTTATAGGATCCAACAAGGTTTGACACAAAAGGAACTGGCTAATGGCATATGTTCAGTTCCCCATTTAAGCAAAATCGAAAGCAATTCGAAGGAAGCCAATGAAGAAACAATGGGCCTATTGCTTGAGAGACTTGGTGTCAACCTTTCATCCATTACGGAAAATGAAGGACAGATTAAGCAGCTTATAGTTGAACTTAATGAAAAAATTGATTATATCCAAGATGAAGAAGCAGATACAGCAATGGAAATGCTTAAGGAATTTGAAGGAATTATTCCTTTCACTTCAAATCTACATACATATGAACTTACCAAATTCAGGTATTTAATATTCAAACATAGATTTACCGAAGCCCAAGAACAATATGAATTATTAAAGAAACAAAAGAAAATATTTTCCCAACCTCAAATGGCTTTATTTTCCTATCTGCATGCTGTAATGTTATTAAAGAAGAGAATATATAAGAAAGCAGATGAGATTTTAGATACCATTGGCAGGGGATCAAAGTTCGACATACCTGATGGAGAATTACTATATCATCGTGCTTTGGCTAAAACTTCTCCGGAAGATTTAGGTTATGCCATTTATTATGGGAAGATGGCACTGCAAGAATTTATGGAACAACACAATTTTAAAAGAATCCTACATGTGTTGATGTTGCTTGGTATCAACTACACTAATTCTAAGATCTATGAAGAAGCCCAGGATTGCTATAAAAATCTCATCAGAAACGCAGAGATTCTACAGGAAAAGAAATTATTACCTGAAATATATCACAATATGGGATACCTTCAAAAAAAGCTTAGGAACTATCGAGAGGCCATTTTCTTTTTTGAGAAAAGCTTATCTTTACAAAGAAAAGGAACACAACACTATCTAATTACTCTATATTCTATTGGAGAAATCCAATATGAGCTGCAAAATGAAGAAAAAGCTAGGGAAGCCTTTGAGGAAGTATTCAAATTATCTAAGGATTCGGAAAACCGAAAGTATAGAATGTTAGCAAATTATTATTTAATGACTTTGGATGCTCCAGAAAAATCGTTCGACTACTCAGAAACCAAGGTAATACCATTTCTTGAAGAAAGCGATGGTAAAAGTGAAGAATTAATTTGGTTTTACAAAATGCTATCAAATCACTATCGACAGATGGGAAGATTTGATCAAGCAGTAAAATATATAGAAAAAATCAATTAA
- a CDS encoding S8 family peptidase — MKKKRILGSAVLSLAMGVSLFATGAFGAGVQESQDTYRVLIKGPSAEKAKVKEQYGKRWDFGNQGFTAEVNGKQYQALLKNKNIEVSQVGIHTIDARVEGSGNGKGKGDYTAQASYPSDQTPWGIQAIYNDNYIQSTSGGNGIKVAVLDTGINRNHIDLTDNVEQCKDFTQSYSSLVNGSCTDRQGHGTHVAGTAVANGGYDGAGVYGVAPEAELWGYKVLGDNGSGYSDDIAGAIRHAADEGVRTGTKVVISMSLGSSGKDSMIASAVDYAYSRGALVVAAAGNSGPSANTIGYPGALTNAIAVASLDNAFVNGTHKVSDFSSRGNPYTDGDYYIQEKDVEVAAPGGGIYSTAVDGNYATMSGTSMATPHISGLAAKLWSANKSWSNSQLRSEIQRRAKLYDIKGGTGAATGDDYASGFGFPRVR; from the coding sequence ATGAAGAAGAAGAGAATTCTCGGATCCGCTGTACTTAGTTTAGCAATGGGTGTTTCGTTGTTTGCGACAGGGGCTTTTGGAGCAGGAGTGCAAGAAAGCCAGGATACTTATCGAGTTTTAATTAAGGGTCCGAGTGCAGAAAAAGCGAAAGTGAAAGAACAATATGGCAAGCGATGGGATTTTGGCAATCAAGGATTTACAGCAGAAGTAAACGGCAAGCAATATCAGGCATTGTTAAAGAACAAAAATATTGAAGTCTCTCAGGTTGGTATCCACACAATTGACGCTCGTGTTGAAGGGAGTGGCAATGGTAAAGGAAAAGGTGATTACACCGCTCAGGCATCTTATCCATCTGACCAGACTCCTTGGGGAATTCAAGCGATCTATAATGATAACTACATTCAATCTACTAGCGGTGGGAATGGAATTAAGGTTGCTGTTCTTGACACAGGCATCAACCGAAACCACATTGATTTGACTGACAATGTTGAACAGTGTAAGGATTTCACCCAATCATATTCTTCATTGGTCAATGGATCATGTACTGACCGTCAAGGCCACGGCACACATGTTGCTGGAACAGCTGTTGCCAATGGTGGATATGATGGAGCAGGAGTGTATGGCGTCGCACCTGAAGCAGAACTTTGGGGCTACAAAGTATTAGGCGATAATGGTTCAGGATATTCAGATGATATCGCAGGTGCAATCCGTCATGCTGCAGACGAAGGTGTACGTACAGGAACTAAAGTCGTTATCTCAATGTCATTAGGTTCAAGCGGTAAGGATTCAATGATTGCAAGTGCAGTTGACTATGCATACAGCCGAGGAGCTTTAGTTGTAGCGGCAGCAGGTAACAGTGGACCAAGCGCCAATACGATTGGATATCCTGGAGCCTTAACTAATGCGATCGCGGTAGCGTCGCTGGATAATGCATTCGTAAATGGAACACATAAAGTATCTGACTTTTCTTCTCGTGGTAACCCATATACTGACGGCGACTACTACATCCAGGAAAAGGATGTTGAAGTTGCAGCACCAGGCGGCGGTATCTATTCAACAGCTGTAGATGGTAACTATGCAACAATGAGCGGTACATCAATGGCAACGCCGCACATTTCTGGTCTTGCCGCCAAGCTATGGTCTGCGAATAAGTCTTGGAGTAACTCTCAGCTTCGTTCTGAAATCCAAAGACGCGCGAAGCTTTATGACATCAAAGGTGGAACAGGAGCTGCAACTGGAGATGATTATGCATCTGGTTTTGGTTTCCCACGCGTAAGATAA
- a CDS encoding STAS domain-containing protein, with translation MSDLKYLPQPYFLIDREFNIHDFSQVSSEIFYISKNFLDLVDWENHGKIKYILGNKESRAEGELTMKTKESPYALFDISVNWSGNRGHIICIEKDHRLLELEGIVDKHRKRLADTNLELLEKKELVEKTLFEIKSLSCPFIKLTKRTALVPLFGNLDVELIGQNEKRVLEKSQEGDYQEVLFDFNGVGELTNDGVEAFVSLVKELQLMGLQPCIIGIKPNHAFYLNNSKTVPDVPFLNSLSKAFNKSI, from the coding sequence ATGTCGGATCTTAAATATCTGCCACAGCCATATTTTTTAATAGATCGTGAATTTAATATCCATGATTTTTCTCAAGTAAGCTCAGAAATATTTTATATTAGTAAAAATTTCCTTGATCTAGTGGATTGGGAAAATCATGGCAAAATAAAATATATATTGGGAAATAAGGAAAGCAGGGCAGAAGGGGAATTGACCATGAAGACCAAAGAATCCCCATATGCCCTGTTTGACATTAGTGTAAATTGGAGTGGAAATAGGGGTCATATCATTTGTATTGAAAAGGACCACCGCCTGCTGGAATTAGAAGGTATTGTTGATAAACACCGTAAACGGCTGGCAGACACAAATCTAGAGCTGCTTGAAAAGAAAGAGTTGGTTGAAAAAACTCTTTTCGAGATTAAAAGTCTTTCTTGCCCATTCATAAAGTTAACTAAAAGAACGGCATTGGTGCCTCTTTTTGGGAACCTGGATGTTGAATTGATCGGCCAAAATGAAAAGAGGGTATTGGAAAAATCACAAGAAGGGGACTATCAAGAGGTTCTGTTCGATTTTAATGGTGTCGGAGAATTAACAAACGATGGAGTAGAAGCATTCGTTTCACTTGTTAAGGAACTGCAGTTAATGGGGCTTCAGCCTTGTATTATTGGGATTAAGCCAAATCATGCTTTTTATCTTAATAATTCAAAAACAGTCCCGGATGTACCATTCCTAAATAGTCTCAGCAAAGCATTTAACAAGTCAATATAG
- a CDS encoding cobalamin B12-binding domain-containing protein — MEKAIKLSQLLLKGDQDASWKLIEDERKASKDSLYIYENLITPAMRHIGHLWETNKITVADEHLATSTCDYVLARYNWQNGKDKQISPIGKKAMFLCVENEQHYLGLKMASQLFSEYGWETKFHGPNLPLEYVKKAAEEWKPDAICLSFSILYHAEQLRPYIKELEELPNHPVVIIGGRLLSQYEFKRYGSERTLFLKDLEDIIDWLDSHHHGVNSNVGS; from the coding sequence ATGGAAAAGGCTATAAAGCTTTCGCAGCTTTTACTCAAAGGCGACCAGGATGCCTCTTGGAAACTGATAGAAGATGAGAGAAAGGCCTCGAAAGACAGTTTGTATATTTATGAAAATCTCATTACACCTGCAATGAGGCATATCGGTCACTTATGGGAAACTAACAAAATCACAGTCGCGGATGAACATTTGGCAACTTCTACTTGTGATTATGTATTGGCACGTTACAATTGGCAAAATGGAAAAGATAAGCAAATATCCCCAATTGGGAAAAAAGCGATGTTTCTTTGTGTTGAAAATGAACAGCATTATCTTGGTTTGAAAATGGCTAGCCAGCTATTTAGTGAATACGGCTGGGAAACTAAATTCCATGGTCCGAACCTTCCGCTGGAATATGTCAAAAAAGCAGCTGAAGAGTGGAAACCGGATGCTATTTGCCTTTCTTTTTCAATCTTATACCATGCAGAACAACTTCGACCTTATATAAAAGAATTAGAAGAGCTTCCAAACCACCCAGTTGTAATTATTGGAGGACGGTTGTTAAGTCAGTATGAATTTAAACGATATGGCTCTGAACGGACACTTTTCCTTAAGGATCTTGAAGACATAATAGATTGGCTTGACAGTCATCACCATGGAGTGAATTCAAATGTCGGATCTTAA
- a CDS encoding antibiotic biosynthesis monooxygenase family protein, with protein MYIVHSTVNIPEGKVDEVIGIYQKRSRLVDEYEGFISFHLLQNEQTPSELTVQICWDTKENYIKYITSDAYKKVHELEKNYPDQELASIRPSVGRYMVVAE; from the coding sequence ATGTATATCGTTCATTCAACTGTGAACATACCAGAAGGCAAGGTTGATGAAGTGATAGGCATCTATCAAAAAAGATCTAGATTGGTAGATGAGTATGAAGGATTCATTTCCTTTCATTTGCTTCAAAACGAACAAACACCATCAGAATTGACCGTTCAAATCTGCTGGGATACAAAGGAAAATTATATAAAGTACATTACAAGTGACGCATATAAGAAAGTTCATGAACTTGAGAAGAATTATCCAGACCAGGAACTAGCATCAATTCGTCCAAGTGTTGGACGATACATGGTGGTGGCTGAATGA
- a CDS encoding GNAT family N-acetyltransferase produces the protein MIRKLKASDNERVMDFLRDEAALNLFIIGDIEAFGYDSDFQELWGFFGEDHDLSAVLLRFHNSFIPYAKTGTVPVKEFSKIIKSFPDKIFLSGKSDLVEKFENIPGLELGKKQVTYFAECNTDEYFGHTDYEIKKANPEDVDRIIELRSGIEEFYPNPNAREIILQSLKTGTGRTYYLEQEGQMVASTSTAAENSMSAMIVGVCTHIDYRRKGLATAVMQKLFKDVMNEGKILCLFYDNPDAGRIYKRLGFVDIGMWTMYR, from the coding sequence ATGATTAGAAAACTAAAAGCAAGTGATAACGAAAGGGTTATGGACTTTTTAAGAGATGAAGCTGCATTGAACCTCTTCATAATTGGTGATATTGAGGCGTTCGGCTACGATTCTGATTTCCAGGAGCTATGGGGTTTTTTTGGAGAAGATCATGATTTATCAGCAGTTTTGCTTCGGTTCCACAACTCTTTCATACCTTATGCTAAAACTGGCACAGTACCCGTGAAAGAATTCTCCAAGATAATAAAGTCATTCCCTGATAAAATTTTCTTATCTGGAAAGAGTGATTTGGTTGAAAAATTCGAGAATATACCCGGGCTTGAACTTGGTAAAAAACAAGTAACCTATTTCGCTGAGTGTAATACTGATGAGTACTTCGGACATACAGACTATGAAATTAAGAAAGCAAATCCTGAAGATGTTGACCGAATCATCGAATTAAGATCTGGGATTGAAGAATTTTATCCAAATCCAAATGCGCGAGAAATCATATTGCAATCCCTCAAAACAGGTACCGGCAGAACCTATTACCTTGAGCAGGAAGGACAAATGGTTGCCTCAACATCCACGGCTGCAGAAAACTCAATGTCAGCAATGATCGTTGGGGTATGTACTCACATCGATTATCGACGAAAAGGACTTGCAACTGCTGTAATGCAGAAACTTTTCAAAGACGTTATGAATGAAGGAAAGATATTATGCCTCTTTTATGACAACCCTGACGCAGGCCGGATATATAAGCGGTTGGGCTTCGTGGATATCGGGATGTGGACCATGTATCGTTGA
- the ltaE gene encoding low-specificity L-threonine aldolase, with amino-acid sequence MIDLRSDTVTKPTEEMRKAMYSAEVGDDVYKEDPTVRELEETAAEILGKEAALFVTSGTQGNQIAVLTHCRPGQELLLEEESHIFYYESGAVAALAGVQTRTIPGLRGAMEPEDVFNAIRTEDIHYPETGLICLENTHNRAGGAVIPVENMEAVYSIAQANKVPVHLDGARLFNAAAAAGVDVKEFAKNTDTVQICLSKGLGAPVGSIIAGDADFITTARKWRKRLGGGMRQAGVIAAPGLIALTKMKDRLGEDQWNARVLAEAIEAIPGMKLARQPETNIVVADVEGLNITSDVFVERLRSEGVISGTFGPTFVRFVTHYDVTEDQIQKAIDAIAKVARQ; translated from the coding sequence ATGATTGATTTAAGAAGTGATACTGTAACGAAACCTACTGAGGAAATGCGTAAAGCTATGTACTCTGCTGAGGTGGGTGATGATGTCTATAAAGAGGATCCTACAGTCAGGGAGTTGGAAGAAACTGCAGCTGAAATATTAGGCAAGGAAGCAGCCCTGTTTGTAACAAGTGGTACACAAGGGAATCAAATAGCGGTTCTAACGCATTGTCGACCAGGGCAGGAGTTGCTATTGGAGGAAGAATCCCATATTTTTTATTATGAATCAGGTGCTGTAGCTGCCCTTGCAGGTGTCCAGACCAGGACCATTCCAGGTCTCAGAGGAGCAATGGAGCCAGAAGATGTTTTTAATGCGATTCGAACTGAGGATATCCATTATCCTGAAACAGGCCTGATCTGTTTAGAGAATACTCACAACCGCGCAGGAGGAGCAGTCATTCCGGTCGAAAATATGGAAGCAGTCTATAGTATTGCACAAGCCAATAAAGTGCCTGTTCATCTTGATGGTGCAAGATTGTTCAATGCCGCAGCAGCTGCAGGTGTTGATGTGAAGGAATTTGCTAAAAACACAGATACAGTTCAAATATGCCTTTCAAAGGGACTGGGAGCTCCGGTTGGCTCTATCATAGCCGGTGATGCTGATTTTATTACGACAGCGCGTAAATGGAGAAAGCGCCTTGGTGGCGGTATGAGGCAGGCAGGTGTCATTGCTGCCCCTGGTTTGATTGCTCTGACAAAGATGAAGGATAGACTTGGAGAAGACCAATGGAATGCGAGGGTTTTGGCTGAAGCAATCGAAGCGATCCCTGGAATGAAGCTTGCCAGGCAGCCCGAAACAAACATAGTCGTCGCAGATGTAGAAGGCTTGAACATCACTTCTGATGTTTTTGTCGAGAGACTGCGTTCTGAAGGAGTCATCTCGGGTACGTTTGGGCCCACTTTTGTTAGGTTCGTAACCCATTATGATGTAACTGAAGATCAAATCCAGAAGGCAATCGATGCAATCGCCAAGGTAGCAAGACAATAA
- a CDS encoding CBS domain-containing protein: MNIEKVMTREVEYCSPETPIHEVAAKMRDLDVGVMPICEGDQLTGLATDRDIILKAVADNTSMESPISEIMTTDPVRGTVNMTAEEAADLMADVQIRRLPIVEDGKMIGIVSLGDLAVTHKLDDEAGQALEDISTPSEPEK, from the coding sequence ATGAATATTGAAAAAGTGATGACAAGAGAAGTAGAATATTGCAGCCCTGAAACACCCATTCATGAGGTGGCAGCAAAAATGAGAGATCTCGATGTTGGTGTCATGCCAATTTGTGAGGGGGACCAACTGACAGGACTTGCTACCGACAGAGATATTATTCTGAAGGCTGTTGCTGATAACACTTCAATGGAATCACCCATATCTGAGATAATGACAACTGATCCAGTGAGGGGAACTGTCAATATGACTGCCGAGGAAGCTGCGGACTTGATGGCGGACGTACAAATTCGCAGGCTCCCAATCGTTGAAGACGGAAAGATGATTGGAATCGTTTCATTGGGAGACCTTGCCGTAACACATAAGCTGGATGATGAAGCAGGACAAGCTTTAGAGGATATCTCAACTCCTTCAGAACCCGAGAAGTAA
- a CDS encoding STAS domain-containing protein produces METDRLEELERKIQEYETIISEMSAPIIPSIVPQTILIPITGLIRSERFDKIRGKILNFIHNKDIETAIIDLTDISGERIEDVCLEEIGRELHEMASAISLMGVKTLFVGMNPELVKRMVLDGIKLEAESFSTFQAALKHLMKQKGMEFRKISE; encoded by the coding sequence TTGGAAACAGATAGGCTCGAGGAGCTAGAGAGAAAAATTCAAGAATATGAGACGATTATTTCTGAAATGTCCGCGCCAATTATACCTTCTATTGTTCCTCAAACAATATTGATACCTATTACAGGGTTAATTCGATCAGAGCGTTTTGATAAAATACGTGGAAAAATTCTTAACTTTATCCATAATAAAGACATTGAAACGGCAATTATAGACTTAACTGATATAAGTGGAGAAAGAATTGAGGATGTATGCCTTGAAGAAATAGGAAGGGAGCTTCATGAGATGGCGTCTGCGATCTCATTGATGGGTGTCAAAACCTTATTTGTAGGAATGAATCCAGAATTGGTCAAGCGGATGGTCCTTGATGGAATAAAATTAGAAGCAGAATCTTTTTCAACCTTTCAAGCAGCATTAAAACATTTGATGAAGCAAAAGGGCATGGAATTCAGAAAAATTTCTGAATAA
- a CDS encoding BA3454 family stress response protein has product MMREITVTVDLKGKNYLTNVIADRETSEEEILEMARKQVQEQWLF; this is encoded by the coding sequence ATGATGAGAGAAATCACAGTAACTGTAGACTTGAAGGGGAAGAATTATTTAACCAATGTCATTGCTGACCGTGAAACATCTGAGGAAGAAATCCTGGAGATGGCACGAAAGCAAGTTCAAGAGCAATGGCTCTTTTAA
- the gloA2 gene encoding SMU1112c/YaeR family gloxylase I-like metalloprotein, giving the protein MELDKIHHVAIICSDYEKSKDFYTKTLGLKVISEIYREERRSYKLDLSVGSHYQIELFSFPDVPARQSYPEAAGLRHLAFTVKNLSSYVDYLETLGVEVEPIRIDPLTQKQFTFFSDPDGLPIELYEE; this is encoded by the coding sequence ATGGAGCTAGACAAAATACATCATGTCGCCATTATCTGTTCAGATTATGAAAAGTCAAAAGATTTTTATACAAAAACTCTTGGCTTGAAGGTCATTTCAGAGATCTATAGAGAAGAACGAAGGTCATATAAGTTGGATTTAAGTGTTGGTAGTCATTATCAAATTGAATTGTTCTCTTTCCCAGACGTTCCAGCACGTCAGAGTTACCCTGAGGCTGCTGGTCTCAGGCATCTCGCTTTCACTGTGAAAAATCTTTCCTCATATGTAGATTATCTTGAAACGCTAGGTGTGGAAGTGGAGCCAATCAGGATTGATCCACTGACTCAAAAGCAATTTACATTCTTTTCTGATCCTGATGGATTACCAATTGAATTATATGAAGAGTGA
- a CDS encoding anti-sigma regulatory factor, which produces MTEPIIININNEFDIVLARQKGREVSKDLQFGGVDQARITTAISELARNIYLYAGSGQITIDVLEENGRKGIQIVAADNGPGINDIRMVLQDGYSTSGGLGAGLPGVKRLMDSFDIDSMPGTGTKITITKWAR; this is translated from the coding sequence ATGACAGAACCGATTATTATTAATATTAATAATGAATTTGATATAGTGCTTGCCCGGCAGAAAGGGAGAGAGGTTTCAAAAGATCTCCAATTTGGTGGCGTTGACCAGGCAAGAATAACCACAGCAATTTCTGAGCTCGCAAGAAATATTTATTTATATGCTGGCAGCGGCCAGATTACTATTGATGTCTTAGAAGAGAATGGTAGGAAAGGGATCCAAATAGTTGCTGCTGATAATGGACCAGGCATAAATGATATAAGGATGGTCTTGCAGGATGGTTATTCTACTTCAGGCGGTCTTGGTGCAGGACTTCCAGGAGTTAAAAGGTTAATGGACAGTTTTGACATTGATTCTATGCCGGGAACTGGCACAAAAATTACGATTACCAAATGGGCGAGATAA